In Dasypus novemcinctus isolate mDasNov1 chromosome 10, mDasNov1.1.hap2, whole genome shotgun sequence, one DNA window encodes the following:
- the LOC101416293 gene encoding RNA-binding protein 4B, with the protein MVKLFIGNLPREATEQEIRSLFEQYGKVLECDIIKNYGFVHIEDKTAAEDAIRNLHHYKLHGVNINVEASKNKSKASTKLHVGNISPTCTNQELRAKFEEYGPVIECDIVKDYAFVHMERAEDAVEAIRGLDNTEFQGKRMHVQLSTSRLRTAPGMGDQSGCYRCGKEGHWSKECPVDRTGRVADFTEQYNEQYGAVRTPYTMGYGESMYYNDAYGALDYYKRYRVRSYEAVAAAAAASAYNYAEQTMSHLPQVQNTAVTSHLNSTSVDPYDRHLLPNSGAAATSVAMAAAATGSSYYGRDRSPLRRATAVLPTVGEGYGYGPESELSQASAAARNSLYDMARYEREQYVDRARYSAF; encoded by the exons ATGGTGAAGCTGTTCATCGGAAACCTGCCCCGGGAGGCCACAGAGCAGGAGATCCGCTCACTCTTCGAGCAGTATGGGAAGGTGCTGGAATGTGACATCATTAAGAACTACGGTTTTGTGCACATCGAGGACAAGACGGCGGCCGAAGATGCCATACGCAACCTGCACCACTACAAGCTGCACGGGGTGAACATCAACGTGGAAGCCAGCAAGAATAAGAGCAAAGCCTCGACCAAGTTACACGTGGGCAACATCAGTCCCACTTGTACCAACCAAGAGCTTCGGGCCAAGTTCGAAGAGTATGGGCCAGTCATCGAATGTGACATCGTGAAGGATTATGCCTTCGTACACATGGAGCGGGCAGAGGATGCAGTGGAAGCCATCAGAGGCCTTGACAACACTGAGTTTCAAG GCAAAAGAATGCACGTGCAGTTGTCAACCAGCCGGCTTCGGACTGCCCCTGGGATGGGAGACCAGAGTGGCTGCTATCGGTGTGGGAAAGAGGGGCACTGGTCAAAAGAGTGCCCAGTAGATCGCACAGGTCGTGTGGCGGACTTTACTGAGCAGTATAATGAACAGTATGGAGCAGTTCGCACACCTTACACCATGGGCTACGGGGAATCCATGTATTACAACGATGCATATGGAGCACTCGACTACTATAAGCGTTACCGGGTCCGCTCTTATGAGGCAGTGGCGGCGGCAGCCGCAGCCTCCGCATACAACTATGCAGAGCAGACCATGTCTCATCTGCCTCAAGTCCAGAACACAGCTGTGACCAGTCACCTCAACTCCACTTCTGTTGATCCCTACGACAGACATCTGTTGCCAAACTCAGGTGCTGCTGCCACCTCAGTTGCTATGGCTGCTGCTGCCACTGGTTCCTCCTATTATGGAAGGGACAGGAGCCCCCTGCGTCGAGCTACAGCTGTGCTCCCCACCGTTGGAGAGGGCTACGGTTATGGGCCAGAGAGTGAGCTGTCTCAGGCTTCAGCAGCTGCACGGAATTCTCTGTATGACATGGCCCGGTATGAACGGGAGCAGTATGTGGACCGAGCGCGGTACTCAGCCTTTTAA